In a genomic window of Paramicrobacterium chengjingii:
- a CDS encoding ribonuclease J: protein MPNAVIDPPVLPQGTLRVMPVGGLGEVGRNMTTFEIDGKILIVDCGVLFPEEYQPGVDLILPDMSPIKDRIDDVVGLVLTHGHEDHIGAVPYLLRLRSDIPIIGSGLTLALTEAKLKEHRIKPYSLTVTEGQHEKLGPFDLEFIAVNHSIPDALAVAITTEAGTVLATGDFKMDQLPLDGRITDLGSFARLGDAGVDLFLVDSTNADVPGFTPLERSIGPVLEQVIAKAPRRVIVASFSSHVHRVQQVLDAAHANGRRVALLGRSMLRNMTIAAELGYLRVPDGVLIDYKKAKDIPDDQIVYMSTGSQGEPMAVLSRMANLDHAIEPGEGDTVILASSQIPGNESAIYRVIDGLTKLGANVVHKGNAKVHVSGHAAAGELLYCYNILKPKNVLPVHGEYRHLIANAKLAHDTGIPEANTFVAENGTVLDLRDGKVDVVGQVDIGFVYVDGATVGEITDSDLKDRRILGEEGFISIIVVVESQTGRVVSGPEIHARGFAEDDAVFDKVRPKIEAALTEAVGNGVRDQHALQQVVRRTVGRWVNNSYRRRPMIVPLVIEA, encoded by the coding sequence ATGCCCAATGCCGTAATCGATCCCCCCGTGCTGCCGCAAGGCACCCTCAGAGTGATGCCGGTCGGAGGGCTCGGCGAGGTCGGTCGCAACATGACCACCTTCGAGATCGACGGCAAGATCCTCATCGTGGACTGCGGCGTGCTCTTTCCCGAGGAGTACCAGCCAGGAGTGGATCTCATTCTGCCCGACATGTCTCCGATCAAGGACCGAATCGACGATGTCGTGGGACTCGTTCTCACTCACGGGCACGAAGACCACATCGGCGCCGTTCCGTACCTGCTGCGACTTCGCTCCGACATTCCGATCATCGGCTCTGGGCTGACGCTCGCCCTCACCGAGGCGAAGCTCAAAGAGCATCGCATCAAGCCCTACAGCCTCACTGTCACAGAGGGACAGCACGAAAAACTGGGGCCCTTCGACCTCGAATTCATCGCCGTCAACCACTCGATTCCGGATGCACTAGCCGTCGCCATCACCACGGAGGCCGGAACGGTGCTGGCCACGGGCGATTTCAAGATGGATCAGCTGCCGCTCGACGGACGCATCACCGACCTGGGCAGCTTTGCACGGCTCGGTGATGCGGGCGTCGACCTCTTCCTCGTCGACTCGACGAACGCCGACGTGCCTGGATTCACCCCGCTCGAGCGATCAATCGGACCGGTGCTTGAGCAGGTGATCGCCAAGGCGCCTCGGCGTGTGATCGTCGCGAGCTTCTCCAGCCACGTGCACCGTGTGCAGCAGGTATTGGATGCCGCTCACGCAAACGGCCGTCGCGTGGCACTGCTTGGTCGTTCAATGTTGCGCAACATGACAATTGCAGCGGAACTCGGGTACCTTCGCGTTCCCGACGGCGTTCTGATCGACTACAAAAAAGCGAAAGACATTCCCGACGATCAGATTGTCTACATGTCGACGGGCTCTCAGGGCGAGCCGATGGCCGTACTGAGCCGCATGGCCAATCTCGACCATGCGATCGAGCCGGGCGAAGGCGACACCGTCATTCTCGCGTCGAGCCAGATCCCAGGAAACGAGAGCGCCATCTACCGCGTCATCGACGGTCTGACGAAGCTCGGTGCGAATGTCGTGCACAAGGGAAACGCGAAAGTGCATGTCTCGGGGCACGCGGCCGCGGGCGAGCTTCTCTACTGCTACAACATCCTCAAGCCAAAGAACGTGCTTCCCGTCCACGGCGAGTATCGGCACCTGATCGCGAACGCGAAGTTGGCGCACGATACAGGCATCCCCGAGGCGAACACGTTTGTCGCTGAGAATGGCACTGTTCTCGATCTTCGAGACGGAAAGGTGGATGTCGTCGGCCAGGTCGATATCGGCTTCGTCTACGTCGATGGGGCCACCGTCGGTGAGATCACCGATTCCGACCTGAAGGATCGTAGGATCCTTGGGGAAGAGGGCTTCATCTCGATCATCGTCGTCGTGGAGTCTCAGACCGGTCGTGTCGTATCGGGCCCCGAGATTCATGCCCGCGGCTTTGCTGAAGATGACGCCGTGTTTGACAAGGTGCGGCCCAAGATTGAAGCAGCGCTCACCGAAGCGGTCGGCAACGGAGTTCGCGACCAGCACGCACTGCAGCAAGTGGTTCGCCGAACGGTGGGCCGCTGGGTGAACAATTCGTATCGCCGCCGCCCGATGATCGTTCCACTTGTTATCGAAGCATAG
- the dapA gene encoding 4-hydroxy-tetrahydrodipicolinate synthase translates to MTNAENPFGQVLVALVTPFTADGEVDWPGVEKQIDDVISQGADGIVVTGTTGETSTLTDPEKIRLVEVGKSVAAGRAKIITGGGSNETAHAIELYKESERVGADGVMIVTPYYNKPTQAGILTHFRLIADATDLPVILYDIPGRTGVPITYETILRAATHPNIRAIKDAKGNFSEVSRVLNQSDLMYFSGDDANALPHLSIGATGLIGVTANITARPYRQMVDAVNAGDLATATAAHKGVEPLVRAVMTHVPGTVSAKYILHGLGRIQSPRVRLPLVGPEESEAARIEDDLAFVGDIDGADFTNFRPDRNAAAGGALPKVHGTTR, encoded by the coding sequence GTGACGAACGCAGAGAATCCCTTCGGACAGGTCCTCGTTGCGCTGGTGACTCCGTTCACCGCCGACGGCGAAGTCGACTGGCCCGGTGTCGAGAAGCAGATTGACGATGTCATCAGCCAGGGGGCGGACGGCATCGTCGTCACCGGCACGACGGGAGAGACGTCGACCCTTACCGATCCCGAGAAGATTCGGCTTGTCGAGGTCGGAAAGTCGGTAGCGGCGGGACGAGCAAAGATCATAACAGGCGGGGGATCGAACGAGACAGCGCACGCGATCGAACTCTACAAAGAGAGCGAACGCGTCGGGGCAGACGGTGTCATGATCGTCACTCCGTATTACAACAAGCCGACGCAGGCGGGCATTCTCACCCACTTCCGGCTGATTGCCGACGCCACAGACCTTCCCGTGATTCTGTACGACATCCCCGGTCGCACGGGTGTGCCGATCACGTACGAAACTATCTTGCGCGCGGCGACGCATCCGAACATTCGTGCCATCAAAGACGCAAAGGGAAATTTCTCCGAGGTCAGTCGCGTGCTCAATCAGAGCGACCTCATGTACTTCTCTGGCGACGACGCCAACGCGCTTCCTCACCTGTCCATCGGGGCAACGGGCCTCATCGGTGTCACAGCCAATATCACCGCACGCCCGTACAGGCAGATGGTGGATGCCGTGAACGCCGGCGATCTCGCTACCGCAACGGCCGCGCACAAGGGCGTCGAACCGCTGGTGCGCGCGGTCATGACACATGTGCCGGGAACGGTGTCGGCGAAGTACATTCTGCATGGACTCGGTCGAATCCAGAGCCCTCGCGTCCGACTTCCCCTCGTGGGCCCCGAAGAATCTGAGGCAGCCCGCATTGAAGACGATCTCGCGTTCGTCGGCGACATCGACGGAGCCGACTTCACAAACTTCCGCCCCGACCGCAATGCGGCGGCAGGCGGAGCATTGCCCAAGGTGCACGGCACCACGCGCTGA
- a CDS encoding SDR family NAD(P)-dependent oxidoreductase, with protein MARGDETAMVTGATSGLGLQFAEQLAQRGFGLALVARDDARLREVQADLISRYALPVEIIPADLVTHEGVSAVEARIAGRPLRVLVNNAGFGLKQPFDRATIDEEEKHLDIHVRTPMRLMHAALPAMLNRGTGSIINVASVSAFTPRGTYGAVKSWVVSLSRWANNQYRPRGVQVTAVCPGFVHTEFHQRLGASLDDIPSWMWLDAGAVVATALRDAGRGRAVSIPSLRYRALVSASRIVPSSLSQRFAARGR; from the coding sequence ATGGCGCGAGGCGACGAAACAGCGATGGTGACCGGTGCGACGTCGGGGCTCGGGCTGCAATTTGCCGAGCAGCTCGCTCAGCGTGGGTTCGGCCTCGCTCTCGTCGCCCGAGACGATGCTCGGCTTCGCGAGGTTCAGGCAGATCTCATCTCTCGCTACGCGCTGCCCGTCGAGATCATCCCCGCAGACCTGGTGACGCACGAGGGCGTGTCCGCCGTTGAGGCTCGCATTGCAGGGCGGCCCCTCAGAGTGCTTGTGAATAACGCGGGTTTCGGCCTGAAGCAGCCGTTCGACCGTGCCACGATCGACGAGGAAGAGAAGCATCTTGACATCCACGTTCGCACGCCGATGCGGCTGATGCACGCTGCGCTTCCCGCCATGCTCAATCGAGGCACGGGCTCCATCATCAATGTGGCGAGCGTCTCCGCATTCACCCCTCGAGGAACATACGGTGCCGTGAAATCGTGGGTCGTCTCGCTGTCGCGGTGGGCGAACAATCAGTACAGGCCGCGCGGCGTTCAGGTGACGGCCGTGTGCCCGGGGTTCGTCCACACCGAGTTTCACCAACGTCTGGGAGCGAGCCTTGACGACATCCCGTCGTGGATGTGGCTGGATGCCGGCGCAGTTGTGGCGACGGCGCTCAGAGATGCCGGGCGAGGCAGAGCGGTGTCGATACCGTCTCTGCGCTACCGTGCGCTGGTCTCGGCGAGCCGCATTGTTCCGTCTTCGCTCTCGCAGCGCTTCGCCGCACGGGGCCGGTGA
- a CDS encoding OsmC family peroxiredoxin, translating to MAVTSEATTVWNGTLFEGNGTVSLDSSQSASLAVDWKARSEGSESTTTPEELLGAAHAACFSMAFSNTLVDAGFPPESVQATAAVTFDPSGPKITGSHLLVNAKVPNISDDEFQRLAEAAKGGCPVSQALAGVEITLEASLA from the coding sequence ATGGCTGTCACAAGCGAAGCCACCACAGTGTGGAACGGCACCCTTTTCGAGGGGAACGGCACGGTGTCGCTCGATTCGTCACAGAGCGCCTCACTCGCTGTCGATTGGAAGGCACGCTCCGAGGGTTCAGAGAGCACGACCACCCCGGAGGAGCTGCTTGGCGCAGCACACGCAGCATGCTTCTCCATGGCTTTTTCGAACACGCTCGTCGATGCCGGTTTCCCGCCCGAGAGCGTTCAGGCGACGGCCGCCGTGACGTTTGATCCCTCGGGGCCGAAGATCACCGGAAGTCATCTTCTCGTGAACGCGAAGGTACCGAACATCAGCGACGACGAGTTTCAGCGTCTCGCCGAGGCTGCAAAGGGCGGCTGCCCGGTCTCTCAGGCTCTTGCCGGAGTCGAGATCACTCTCGAGGCAAGTCTCGCCTGA
- the dapB gene encoding 4-hydroxy-tetrahydrodipicolinate reductase, with product MTTRVALAGARGKMGQQIDSILADMKGFEVVARLGRSSSLSEMDGADLVVDVTHPDVSGSIVEHAAKNGTQVLIGTSGWSSQRISELGGKLPEDAGVLIIPNFSLGSVLGTTLATIAARFFSSIEIVESHRASKADSPSGTAVRTAELMAAARDGIGPVEAPHTEQRARGQEVAGIPIHSLRRRGVVARQETFLGGEGETLSIVHDTIDPSAYERGIRLSLDAVQTVRGIVVGLENVLDLGISRS from the coding sequence ATGACGACACGCGTTGCATTGGCTGGGGCACGAGGCAAGATGGGGCAGCAGATCGACTCTATTCTTGCCGACATGAAAGGATTCGAGGTTGTTGCGCGTCTCGGGCGATCGAGCAGCCTGAGCGAGATGGACGGGGCGGATCTTGTCGTTGATGTGACGCATCCTGACGTGAGCGGGTCAATTGTCGAACACGCTGCGAAGAACGGCACGCAGGTTCTGATCGGCACGTCGGGCTGGTCGTCGCAACGAATCTCCGAGCTAGGCGGCAAGCTTCCCGAGGATGCCGGAGTGCTGATCATTCCCAACTTCTCTCTCGGCTCCGTTCTTGGAACGACGCTTGCGACAATTGCTGCTCGCTTCTTCTCATCGATTGAGATCGTCGAAAGTCATAGAGCCTCGAAAGCGGATTCCCCGAGCGGAACGGCTGTGCGTACCGCGGAACTCATGGCTGCCGCGCGCGACGGTATTGGCCCTGTCGAAGCGCCTCACACAGAGCAGCGCGCACGGGGGCAGGAGGTTGCGGGTATTCCCATTCACAGTCTGCGGCGTCGTGGAGTTGTCGCACGACAAGAGACGTTTTTGGGTGGAGAAGGGGAGACGTTGAGCATCGTGCACGACACCATCGACCCCAGCGCGTACGAACGCGGCATCCGGCTGTCTCTGGATGCTGTCCAAACGGTGCGCGGGATCGTCGTCGGCCTTGAGAATGTTCTCGACCTCGGGATCAGCCGCTCATGA
- a CDS encoding GNAT family N-acetyltransferase, which translates to MTTVLRSPVSAADAIMLLDEYFDDRRRGHPGGGYVISRPVPENFEPPAGDFVVLYDGSDPIGCGGVRSLSPERFEIKHLYVRASTRGRGLGRVLVGELEQIAASLGAHDVVLDTNASLDAANGLYRACGYAEIAAYNDNPNATTWFMKRLKTASSHG; encoded by the coding sequence GTGACAACCGTGCTTCGCTCCCCCGTATCCGCAGCCGACGCGATCATGCTTCTCGACGAGTATTTCGACGATCGTCGACGTGGGCATCCTGGAGGCGGGTACGTGATCTCCCGGCCGGTGCCCGAGAACTTCGAACCGCCGGCGGGAGATTTCGTCGTGCTGTACGACGGCTCTGATCCGATCGGCTGCGGTGGTGTGCGCTCGCTTTCGCCTGAACGGTTCGAAATCAAACATCTCTATGTTCGCGCGAGCACTCGAGGGCGCGGCCTGGGACGGGTGCTCGTCGGCGAACTCGAGCAGATCGCCGCGTCACTCGGCGCCCACGATGTCGTTCTCGACACCAACGCATCGCTTGATGCTGCAAACGGGCTCTACCGTGCGTGCGGCTATGCGGAGATTGCCGCTTACAACGACAACCCGAACGCGACGACGTGGTTCATGAAGCGCCTGAAGACAGCATCCTCACACGGGTAG
- a CDS encoding histidine phosphatase family protein → MSQYVYLVRHGEQQDAEHGLPDGPLSPRGRRQAEMLSQRLGGVPFTSARHSPLQRAAETASIIGERLPALELEPSSLLFDCIPTGEAEETPAAYHPFFGAVTDEEIEAGRAQMADAVAEFLGPKKGESHDLLITHNFVIAWFVREVLGAPEWRWMTLDQAHCGLTIIQRKPGRPWTLLTHNDLAHLPVELRTGLPEQLPV, encoded by the coding sequence GTGTCGCAGTATGTGTACCTCGTCAGACACGGGGAACAGCAAGACGCCGAGCATGGATTACCGGATGGGCCGTTGTCGCCTCGTGGGCGGCGGCAGGCAGAGATGCTCTCGCAGCGTCTCGGCGGAGTGCCGTTCACCAGTGCACGTCACTCTCCGCTGCAGCGCGCCGCGGAGACTGCATCGATCATCGGCGAGCGGCTCCCTGCCCTCGAACTTGAGCCGTCGTCTCTCTTATTCGATTGCATTCCCACAGGTGAGGCCGAAGAAACACCTGCGGCATACCACCCGTTCTTCGGTGCGGTGACCGATGAGGAGATTGAGGCAGGCAGGGCGCAGATGGCTGACGCCGTTGCTGAATTTCTCGGCCCGAAGAAGGGCGAGAGTCACGACCTGCTGATTACACACAACTTTGTGATCGCCTGGTTCGTTCGTGAAGTGTTGGGGGCTCCAGAATGGCGGTGGATGACCCTTGACCAGGCGCATTGCGGTCTGACCATCATCCAGCGCAAGCCGGGCAGGCCCTGGACCCTGCTGACCCACAACGACCTTGCTCATCTCCCCGTTGAACTGAGAACAGGGCTTCCGGAGCAGCTACCCGTGTGA
- a CDS encoding M16 family metallopeptidase, with protein MNAAVPFPLDLPELDFEAAGGTRIRRSILPGGIRILSESVPGARSATIGFWVAVGSRDEYLAESAVSGQGSTHFLEHLLFKGTPSRSALDIAVAFDAVGGDSNAMTAKEFTCYYAKVRDQDVPMAIGVLADMFTNSVIDDSEFETERGVILEELSHAADDPGDVAGNALFESVFGTHPLGRPVGGTPETIEQTTRSGVWDHYRHHYRPDELVISVAGAVDHDDLIDLVNQSLEGAQWRLDPEATPVARRSLGAGTFSGTRRLQTIARPIEQVHLMLGMPGLVASDPDRVIVSMLNAILGGGMSSRLFTEIRERRGLAYSVYSFAGAHSDAGMQGMYAACSPRNAAEVAQLMQAELQKLADVPVSDEELARAYGQLSGRAALSLEDSDVRMSLLGRAEITLGEYLDLDENLRRLASVTAADIATMAARLVAQPQSIVAVGAVDDDLFANVVTNKE; from the coding sequence ATGAACGCTGCCGTGCCCTTCCCCCTTGACCTGCCTGAGCTGGATTTCGAGGCGGCCGGTGGAACCCGAATCCGTCGCAGCATCCTCCCGGGCGGCATCCGAATTCTCAGCGAGTCCGTTCCCGGTGCTCGCAGCGCCACGATCGGGTTCTGGGTCGCCGTCGGCTCTCGCGACGAATACCTCGCCGAAAGCGCGGTGTCGGGTCAGGGATCAACCCACTTTCTGGAGCATCTGCTCTTTAAAGGAACCCCGAGCCGGAGCGCGCTGGATATTGCCGTAGCGTTCGACGCCGTCGGCGGGGATAGCAACGCCATGACGGCGAAAGAGTTCACGTGCTATTACGCGAAAGTGCGTGACCAAGATGTGCCGATGGCCATTGGTGTTCTCGCTGACATGTTTACGAATTCGGTGATCGACGACAGCGAGTTCGAAACCGAACGCGGCGTGATCCTTGAAGAGCTGAGCCATGCTGCAGACGATCCCGGTGACGTCGCGGGAAACGCGCTCTTCGAATCGGTTTTCGGTACCCACCCGCTCGGGCGCCCTGTCGGGGGAACTCCCGAGACGATCGAGCAGACGACTCGCAGTGGCGTGTGGGATCACTATCGTCACCACTATCGGCCGGATGAGCTTGTGATCTCGGTTGCCGGCGCAGTCGACCACGACGATCTCATAGACCTGGTGAATCAGTCCCTTGAGGGTGCGCAGTGGCGGCTCGACCCCGAAGCGACACCGGTCGCACGTCGCTCGCTCGGCGCCGGCACGTTCTCTGGCACACGTCGGCTGCAGACAATCGCCCGGCCCATTGAGCAAGTTCATCTCATGCTGGGAATGCCCGGGCTCGTCGCCAGCGATCCCGACCGAGTGATCGTCAGCATGCTGAACGCTATTCTTGGCGGCGGAATGTCAAGCAGGTTGTTCACAGAAATTCGCGAACGACGTGGCCTCGCCTACTCCGTGTACTCTTTCGCCGGCGCGCATTCGGACGCCGGCATGCAGGGCATGTACGCAGCATGTTCGCCGCGCAATGCGGCAGAAGTCGCCCAGCTGATGCAGGCGGAACTGCAGAAGCTTGCCGACGTGCCTGTCTCAGATGAGGAGCTCGCGCGCGCGTACGGGCAGCTTTCTGGCCGAGCCGCGCTCAGCCTCGAAGACTCCGACGTGCGCATGTCTCTGCTCGGACGGGCAGAGATCACGCTCGGCGAGTACCTCGATCTCGACGAGAATCTTCGTCGGCTTGCGAGCGTCACCGCAGCCGACATCGCCACCATGGCAGCACGGCTCGTGGCGCAACCGCAATCTATCGTCGCTGTCGGAGCCGTCGATGACGATCTCTTCGCCAACGTCGTCACAAACAAGGAGTGA
- a CDS encoding aldo/keto reductase produces MNAQHMGGEGAQRVAELRADDDRPQSVNDADVGAPTVAMPVRRLLADTDLAVFPLAIGGSVFGWTASADDTDAILDRYAAAGGNFIDTADSYASGLSEVQIGRWIRHRGNRDEMVVATKIGRHADYRGLSRSTVIAAVDASLERLGTEWIDLLYLHEDDPNTPLEETLGAVRDLVDAGKVRAVGASALPVDRLIEARILAAAGYPRIVAFETEYSLANRTDFEGDRALVAGGQGLAVMPYFALASGFLTGKYRSRADFAGTTRAARASAHFTRRGVRILRALDSVAAAHGVGPATIALAWLLTRKAVCAPVVSASQPDQVDALVAAPRIALSRSQLLELDRASRG; encoded by the coding sequence ATGAACGCACAGCACATGGGCGGTGAGGGTGCACAGCGCGTTGCCGAGCTTCGCGCAGACGACGATCGTCCCCAGTCTGTGAACGATGCTGACGTGGGGGCACCCACCGTTGCGATGCCCGTGCGCAGACTTCTCGCTGACACAGATCTTGCGGTATTCCCCCTGGCAATCGGGGGCAGTGTCTTCGGCTGGACGGCAAGCGCCGACGACACCGATGCGATACTCGACAGATACGCCGCGGCCGGCGGAAACTTCATCGACACGGCAGACAGCTACGCTTCGGGGCTCAGCGAGGTGCAGATCGGGCGGTGGATACGTCACCGCGGCAATCGAGACGAGATGGTTGTCGCAACCAAGATCGGTCGTCACGCCGACTATCGTGGTCTCTCGCGCTCCACCGTTATCGCGGCCGTCGATGCGAGTCTCGAACGCCTCGGAACCGAGTGGATCGACCTGCTCTACCTCCACGAGGATGACCCAAACACCCCTCTTGAAGAGACCCTCGGCGCCGTGCGAGACCTTGTTGACGCAGGGAAAGTCCGTGCAGTCGGCGCATCAGCGCTTCCGGTCGACAGACTCATTGAGGCACGCATCCTTGCGGCAGCAGGCTACCCGAGAATCGTTGCATTCGAGACCGAGTACAGTCTCGCAAACCGCACTGACTTCGAGGGTGATAGGGCACTCGTCGCCGGTGGACAAGGCCTGGCCGTTATGCCCTACTTTGCGCTTGCCAGTGGCTTTCTCACCGGTAAATACCGTTCACGGGCAGACTTCGCTGGAACGACGAGAGCGGCGCGAGCGTCAGCTCATTTCACCAGACGAGGTGTGAGAATTCTGCGCGCACTCGACTCCGTAGCTGCGGCGCATGGCGTGGGCCCTGCAACAATCGCATTGGCCTGGCTCCTCACACGCAAGGCGGTGTGTGCTCCCGTCGTGAGCGCCTCGCAGCCCGATCAGGTGGATGCTCTTGTTGCTGCACCGCGCATTGCGCTCAGTCGGTCACAGCTCCTCGAACTCGACAGGGCATCTCGCGGTTGA
- a CDS encoding HpcH/HpaI aldolase/citrate lyase family protein, whose protein sequence is MTFRMGPSLLFCPADRPERFGKARDRADAVILDLEDGVDPESRAAAREALRAHPLDPATTIVRVNPADTADFLHDVEALRLTQYRTVMLSKTERTDHVERLNGYKVIALCETASGIMIAEKLAQMSTVVALMWGAEDLIASLGGSGSRRPDGRYRDVAAHARSRVLLAAGSAGKAAIDAVHLDIDDRAGLETEVEDAVACGFAATACIHPSQVSVIRDGYRPTPAQLSWSRALLAEAKGRTGAFRFRGQMIDTPVLRHAEHVLRRAHSESVSNESRRDGDGTPSAGTSRS, encoded by the coding sequence ATGACATTCCGAATGGGACCATCGCTTCTCTTCTGCCCGGCAGATCGCCCCGAAAGATTTGGCAAGGCGAGAGACCGTGCGGATGCTGTCATTCTTGACCTCGAAGACGGTGTCGACCCCGAATCGCGTGCTGCCGCGCGCGAAGCGCTTCGCGCGCACCCACTCGATCCAGCAACAACGATTGTCCGCGTGAATCCGGCGGATACTGCCGACTTCCTGCACGACGTCGAAGCGTTGCGCTTGACACAGTACCGAACGGTGATGTTGTCGAAGACCGAGCGCACAGACCACGTCGAACGGCTGAACGGTTACAAGGTGATTGCGCTGTGCGAGACGGCGAGCGGAATCATGATCGCTGAAAAGCTTGCCCAGATGTCGACAGTCGTCGCTCTGATGTGGGGCGCGGAAGACCTCATCGCATCGCTCGGCGGCAGCGGGAGTCGGCGCCCAGACGGCCGCTATCGCGACGTTGCGGCGCATGCCCGCTCGAGGGTGCTGCTTGCGGCCGGCTCGGCGGGAAAGGCAGCGATCGATGCAGTGCATCTTGACATCGACGATCGAGCTGGCCTGGAGACCGAGGTGGAAGACGCCGTCGCCTGCGGTTTCGCAGCGACAGCATGCATTCACCCCAGTCAGGTATCGGTAATTCGAGACGGATACCGGCCAACCCCCGCTCAGCTTTCGTGGTCGCGTGCCCTGCTGGCTGAGGCCAAGGGGCGAACAGGGGCGTTCCGGTTTCGCGGGCAGATGATCGACACGCCGGTGCTTCGACACGCAGAGCACGTTCTTCGACGTGCGCACAGCGAAAGTGTTTCGAATGAGTCACGACGTGACGGCGACGGCACGCCGAGCGCGGGAACATCGCGGTCATGA
- a CDS encoding MaoC family dehydratase: MERRIEEQRGLYFEEFDERTCYRHSPGRTITEADNVLFTTLSMNTQSLHLDAAWSAEQPFGERLVNSMLTLSTLVGLSVAQLTQGTIVANLGFESIAFPLPMHHGDTLYAETIVTARRLSKSRPGQGIVTLEHTGRNQHDDVVATAVRSTLVWCKGAQP; encoded by the coding sequence ATGGAGCGTCGGATCGAAGAGCAGCGCGGACTCTACTTTGAGGAGTTCGATGAGCGGACCTGCTATCGCCATAGCCCAGGTCGCACAATCACCGAGGCAGATAATGTGCTCTTCACGACGCTCAGCATGAACACGCAGTCGTTGCACCTTGATGCGGCCTGGAGCGCAGAGCAGCCGTTTGGTGAGCGTCTCGTCAATTCGATGCTCACGCTCTCGACTCTCGTCGGGCTTTCGGTCGCGCAGTTGACGCAGGGAACGATTGTCGCGAACCTCGGGTTCGAAAGCATTGCATTCCCTCTCCCTATGCATCACGGCGACACACTCTACGCAGAGACGATCGTGACAGCGAGGCGACTATCGAAGTCCCGTCCTGGGCAGGGAATCGTGACGCTTGAGCACACTGGTCGCAACCAACACGACGACGTTGTCGCCACAGCCGTTCGCAGCACTCTCGTCTGGTGCAAAGGAGCACAGCCATGA